In one Sebastes umbrosus isolate fSebUmb1 chromosome 13, fSebUmb1.pri, whole genome shotgun sequence genomic region, the following are encoded:
- the LOC119499768 gene encoding endoribonuclease ZC3H12A-like produces the protein MGVKDHLEDGTGHILSLGLDLDYLHVEGAERQVGLSTVTGPGSILQVKAGAPSTSSDSIGSSSTSFSTNSSYSSSSSCSNFSDSDDERLQNGSESQNPQQDQPPLHQQDSSSVFQTVRLDLAPNRPPGYPPQLETSPPAADPVTDYRAKVDFALKLGYSEELVLLVLRKLGPDALINDVLGELVKLGTKTEMELQGGPTVSQSPSCSLSSSLACSSSSSSSSSSSSLDSCRLLCPSQLLDDKENLRPVVVDGSNVAMSHGNKEVFSCQGIQLAVDWFLEQGHRDITVFVPAWRKEQSRPDALITDQEILRRLEKEKILVFTPSRRVQGRRVVCYDDRFIVKLAYESDGIIVSNDNYRDLANEKPEWKKFIDERLLMYSFVNDKFMPPDDPLGRHGPSLENFLRKRPVIPEHRKQPCPYGKKCTYGHKCKFYHPERGSQPQRAVADELRASAKMSSAASRGLLEDALMVKSQSSGQPEGTSEAEPSRCTPKKQPNPSPRSSFTDLLEDRLRIQSKVEGRRGSGSSSCSSSFLGYPAPGGPPSSGGCDRWEHPGGSGGGRSSRVAGASGPREAETYHRCESPELGYSSLMKTYSSLSLVVPSSPECFFPADLRTGALLSDCSSEGSSDSFSPDLLLDDGPKCHHHHHHHRCSGQYARPVSRVPPGLGYPQALRRQLGFGLEDPPSSVTSHVSPRSFKSPSAYIPPHLQHPLLSGFPGDFPVRPPQTSTAHSQSSPLGRNMMGSLWQEGGLQDSQLYKGSPLHSQINHSGLNQQPQHQMNWDPHYQPSPKPCYDPYAFQSLPDVHENAWHSPWSRQTHSSPRGLSASSLPPLPQLSHPPITTHKLPPPAPQHQEPPALGRYQDLRERVFANLCRIFPLDLVRMVMTRNPHVVDAQELAAVILMEKSQHGS, from the exons ATGGGCGTGAAGGACCATCTGGAGGATGGGACGGGCCACATCCTCAGCCTGGGGCTGGATCTGGACTACCTCCATGTGGAAGGTGCTGAGCGGCAGGTCGGCCTCAGCACCGTGACGGGTCCCGGGAGTATCCTACAGGTCAAAGCTGGAGCCCCGAGTACCAGCAGCGACAGTATTGGTAGCAGTAGCACAAGTTTTAGTACTAATTCaagctacagcagcagcagcagctgcagtaacTTCTCTGACAGCGACGATGAACGGCTCCAGAATGGGTCTGAATCTCAGAACCCTCAGCAAGATCAGCCTCCCCTACACCAACAAGATTCCTCTTCAGTCTTCCAGACAGTCAGGCTGGACCTGGCACCGAACCGCCCCCCCGGATACCCCCCGCAGCTAGAAACATCACCTCCAGCCGCTGACCCCGTCACAGACTACCGAGCCAAGGTGGACTTTGCTCTCAAGCTGGGCTACTCTGAggagctggtgctgctggtgctgaGGAAGCTGGGCCCAGACGCACTCATCAACGACGTCCTGGGCGAGCTGGTCAAACTGGGAACCAAGACAGAGATGGAGCTACAAGGAGGTCCGACTGTCTCCCAGTCTCCCTCCTGCTCTTTGTCATCCTCTTtggcctgctcctcctcctcgtcctcgtcctcctccagctcctctctggaCTCCTGTCGGCTGCTGTGTCCGTCCCAGCTGCTGGACGACAAAGAAAACCTTCGGCCTGTCGTGGTGGACGGGAGCAACGTCGCCATGAG TCATGGGAATAAGGAAGTGTTCTCCTGTCAAGGCATCCAGCTGGCTGTTGATTGGTTCTTGGAGCAAGGTCACCGGGACATAACTGTCTTTGTCCCCGCTTGGAGAAAAGAGCAGTCACGCCCGGATGCTCTGATCACAG aCCAAGAGATCCTCCGGCGACTAGAGAAAGAGAAGATCCTGGTCTTCACTCCGTCTCGCCGCGTGCAGGGACGCCGTGTGGTTTGCTACGACGACCGCTTCATCGTCAAACTGGCCTACGAGTCAGACGGCATCATTGTCTCCAACGACAACTACCGCGACCTTGCCAACGAGAAGCCGGAGTGGAAGAAGTTCATTGACGAGCGTCTACTGATGTACTCCTTCGTAAACGACAA GTTCATGCCACCAGACGACCCTCTGGGACGACACGGACCCAGTCTGGAGAACTTCCTGAGGAAGAGGCCTGTTATTCCTGAACACAGGAAGCAGCCGTGTCCTTATG GGAAGAAGTGCACATACGGCCACAAGTGCAAGTTTTACCACCCTGAACGGGGCAGCCAGCCCCAGCGTGCCGTGGCCGACGAGCTCCGTGCCAGCGCCAAAATGTCTTCAGCGGCTTCTAGAGGCCTACTGGAAGACGCCCTGATGGTGAAGAGCCAAAGTTCTGGCCAACCAGAAGGAACGTCCGAGGCTGAGCCAAGTCGGTGCACTCCAAAGAAACAGCCCAACCCCAGCCCGCGGAGCTCCTTCACCGACCTCCTGGAGGATAGGCTGCGGATCCAGTCCAAAGTGGAAGGACGGAGGGggagcggcagcagcagctgtagcaGCAGCTTTCTGGGGTATCCGGCTCCGGGGGGGCCCCCTTCATCAGGAGGCTGTGACCGATGGGAGCACCCCGGGGGGAGTGGTGGAGGCAGATCCTCCAGGGTCGCTGGAGCCTCTGGACCAAGAGAGGCTGAAACTTACCACAGATGTGAGTCTCCAGAGCTGGGCTACAGCTCTCTGATGAAGACCTACTCCAGTCTCAGTCTGGTGGTGCCATCGAGCCCTGAATGCTTCTTCCCAGCTGATCTGCGAACTGGAGCGCTGCTGTCGGACTGTAGCAGCGAAGGCAGCTCGGACTCGTTCTCCCCTGACCTCTTGCTAGACGACGGCCCCAAGtgccaccatcaccaccaccaccatcgcTGCTCCGGCCAGTACGCCCGCCCTGTGAGCCGCGTTCCTCCTGGACTGGGCTATCCTCAAGCACTGCGGAGACAACTTGGTTTTGGTTTGGAAGACCCCCCATCTTCTGTTACCTCTCATGTATCTCCACGTTCCTTCAAGTCCCCTTCAGCCTACATCCCACCCCACCTTCAGCACCCATTGCTGAGCGGTTTCCCGGGGGACTTCCCAGTTCGTCCACCCCAAACATCCACCGCTCACTCTCAGAGCTCCCCTCTCGGACGTAACATGATGGGCTCCCTTTGGCAGGAAGGTGGGCTCCAGGACTCCCAGCTGTACAAAGGGTCGCCGCTTCACTCCCAAATAAACCACTCTGGGCTAAACCAACAACCACAGCATCAGATGAACTGGGACCCCCATTACCAGCCGTCCCCTAAGCCATGCTACGACCCGTACGCCTTCCAAAGCCTTCCAGACGTCCACGAGAACGCTTGGCATTCTCCTTGGAGCAGGCAAACCCATTCGTCACCACGTGGCCTTTCAGCATCCAGTCTTCCACCGCTCCCCCAGCTGTCCCATCCACCCATCACTACCCATAAACTGCCCCCGCCAGCGCCCCAGCACCAGGAGCCCCCCGCCTTGGGTCGATACCAGGACCTCAGAGAGAGGGTGTTTGCTAACTTGTGCCGCATCTTCCCTCTGGATTTGGTGCGGATGGTGATGACCAGGAACCCTCACGTGGTGGATGCTCAGGAGCTGGCGGCTGTGATTCTGATGGAGAAATCGCAGCACGGTTCTTGA